The Sphingopyxis fribergensis genome contains a region encoding:
- a CDS encoding MFS transporter — protein MEKPKQGFAGLWNISFGFFGIQIGFALQNANMSRIFQSLGEDIERLPGLWVAAPLTGLLVQPIIGHMSDRTWLGRLGRRRPYFLAGAILAAIALFVMPESPAIWFAAMMLWILDASLNISMEPFRAFVGDMLRKDQHSVGYAVQTAFIGAGAVVGSLFPTLMEAMGVANVAPPGQIPDTVRYAFWFGGIALFLSVLWTVVTTDEYSPEQMASFERASEAPASRALASHNYGASMLWIGAGMLVLLVQHHFALLREVLLLGALLIGYGLASMVAIALARRGNDKNMLSSIVGDFSGMPLLMKRLALVQFFSWSALFIMWINTTPIVAQYHFGTTDAASAAYQKAGNWVGELFAIYNGVAAIAALTLLPWLARRLGQARTHIVGLACGAVGYASFFVLRDPSHLIVSEIFIGIFWASVLAMPYAILASSLPQAKLGIYMGLFNVFIVVPQLLVATVMGSIMTALFPGEPIYTMAFAAFALLLAMIAMLRVDQPAGDHGKNSHG, from the coding sequence ATGGAAAAACCGAAGCAGGGCTTTGCCGGCCTTTGGAATATCAGCTTCGGCTTTTTCGGCATCCAGATCGGCTTTGCGCTGCAGAATGCGAATATGAGCCGCATTTTCCAGTCGCTCGGCGAGGATATCGAGCGCCTCCCCGGCCTGTGGGTCGCCGCGCCGCTGACCGGGCTGCTCGTCCAGCCGATCATCGGGCATATGAGCGACCGGACCTGGCTCGGCCGGCTCGGGCGCCGCCGTCCTTACTTTCTTGCCGGCGCGATCCTCGCCGCCATCGCCCTGTTCGTGATGCCTGAAAGTCCTGCGATCTGGTTCGCGGCGATGATGCTGTGGATCCTCGATGCCTCGCTCAACATTTCGATGGAGCCCTTCCGCGCCTTCGTCGGCGACATGCTGCGCAAGGACCAGCACAGCGTCGGCTATGCGGTGCAGACCGCCTTCATCGGCGCGGGCGCCGTCGTCGGGTCGCTTTTCCCCACGCTGATGGAGGCGATGGGCGTCGCCAATGTCGCACCGCCAGGGCAGATTCCCGATACGGTCCGCTACGCCTTCTGGTTCGGCGGGATTGCGCTGTTCCTCTCGGTGCTGTGGACCGTTGTCACCACCGACGAATATAGCCCCGAACAGATGGCGTCGTTCGAACGCGCAAGCGAGGCGCCCGCAAGTCGCGCGCTCGCATCACACAACTACGGCGCCAGCATGCTGTGGATCGGCGCGGGAATGCTTGTCCTGCTCGTCCAGCATCATTTCGCGCTGCTCCGCGAGGTGCTGCTGCTCGGCGCGCTGCTGATCGGCTATGGCCTCGCCAGCATGGTCGCGATCGCGCTGGCGCGCCGCGGCAACGACAAGAATATGCTGTCGAGCATCGTCGGCGATTTCTCGGGCATGCCCCTGCTGATGAAGCGCCTCGCGCTCGTCCAGTTTTTCAGCTGGTCGGCGCTGTTCATCATGTGGATCAACACCACCCCGATCGTCGCCCAATATCATTTCGGAACAACCGATGCGGCGAGCGCCGCCTATCAGAAAGCGGGCAATTGGGTCGGCGAGTTGTTCGCGATTTACAATGGCGTCGCCGCGATCGCCGCGCTGACCTTGCTCCCCTGGCTCGCTCGCCGCCTGGGACAGGCGCGTACGCACATCGTCGGGCTCGCGTGCGGCGCGGTCGGATATGCCAGCTTCTTCGTGCTGCGCGATCCGTCACACCTGATCGTCAGCGAAATCTTTATCGGCATATTCTGGGCGTCGGTCCTCGCCATGCCCTATGCGATTCTCGCCTCCAGCCTGCCGCAAGCGAAGCTCGGCATCTATATGGGCCTCTTCAATGTCTTCATCGTCGTCCCGCAATTGCTCGTCGCAACGGTGATGGGCTCGATCATGACAGCGCTGTTTCCGGGCGAGCCCATATACACGATGGCCTTCGCCGCCTTTGCCCTGCTGCTGGCGATGATTGCGATGCTGCGCGTCGACCAACCGGCTGGAGATCATGGCAAAAACAGCCACGGCTAG
- a CDS encoding TonB-dependent receptor produces the protein MTIRGLASATALVLLASTSSAALAQSDAGDTAAADTAAQGDEIVVTGRAGAGDRTRVETSYAITSIDNDTLRSRAPSSVTEALKSVPGFWVEASGGEGSGNVRARGIPVDGFGSITLLENGLPVQHDPSLGYLNADQAFRIDESIERVEVVRGGPSSIFYSNAPGGAVNFITRQAKDELTGVARILYGPTADLFRFDGWVGAPLGNGWSFGVGGYYRKEDGVRDPGFAGNQGGQVRADLNYDFGDGRITLGYKKIDDSTIFYTGIPLTKDRKGNIVGLPGFDPHYGTTASRATAFLTLRDANGPVRFDNADGTDVNLDQFSLLAEWELAPGWKLSNRARYRDSLTVRNGVYPASISTATAFLNQNRASLLAAFPGAASVQLRYSDTGEAFDVAGQNGNGDVFINAARPVTVDESEFLNDLRLAHSFDIGGMTHDVSIGFYYARIEETFQRYSASTLQDVSDNSRLLDLVALNGAGQVVGSATENGVVRYGSEFANGSGTQDTFALYAADEWQVMPGLRIDAGVRWETVKTRGAQEGSKTVDLGNAATLADNSVLTGNGIFTPFDQKFDKVGYTIGADWQFAPRAGVFARYTSAFRLPSVGSFITSATAVPRTQGIDLWEAGLKYQSRFASVYLTGFLTDFNSYGIGNTKFDPVTNGYVSQTIYTDTRAYGVEFEGTVRPTSWFDFTLNATWQDPTFRNLRYDELATVDGQPTLVPRDYSGNQLIRVPKMTLRATPAVTLLGDRLRAQVDVEHNAKRFADAANISKLPAYTVLNASVRFNLTDQITLWAYGDNLTNELGLTEGNPRAGELTSGQANDLLFIGRPIVGRNVRFAVDFRF, from the coding sequence ATGACGATCAGAGGTCTTGCCTCAGCCACCGCGCTTGTTCTTCTCGCGAGCACGAGCAGCGCCGCGCTTGCGCAATCGGACGCGGGCGACACCGCGGCCGCCGATACGGCGGCGCAAGGCGACGAGATCGTGGTGACCGGCCGCGCCGGCGCCGGAGATCGCACACGGGTCGAAACCAGCTATGCGATCACCTCGATCGACAACGACACTTTGCGCTCGCGCGCGCCGTCGAGCGTCACCGAAGCGCTGAAGTCGGTTCCCGGCTTCTGGGTCGAGGCATCGGGCGGCGAAGGCAGCGGCAACGTCCGCGCGCGCGGCATTCCGGTCGACGGCTTCGGATCGATCACCCTGCTCGAAAACGGCCTGCCGGTGCAGCATGACCCGTCGCTCGGCTATCTGAATGCCGACCAGGCGTTCCGCATCGACGAATCGATCGAGCGCGTCGAAGTGGTGCGCGGCGGCCCGTCTTCGATCTTCTATTCGAACGCCCCCGGCGGCGCGGTCAACTTCATCACGCGCCAGGCAAAGGACGAACTGACCGGAGTGGCGCGCATCCTCTATGGCCCCACCGCCGACCTGTTCCGCTTCGACGGCTGGGTCGGCGCACCGCTCGGCAACGGCTGGAGCTTTGGCGTCGGCGGCTATTACCGCAAGGAAGATGGCGTTCGCGATCCCGGTTTCGCGGGCAATCAGGGCGGGCAGGTTCGCGCCGACCTCAATTATGATTTCGGCGATGGCCGGATCACCCTCGGCTACAAAAAGATCGACGACAGCACGATCTTCTACACCGGCATCCCGCTCACCAAGGACCGCAAGGGCAATATCGTCGGCCTGCCGGGCTTCGATCCGCATTATGGAACGACCGCGAGCCGCGCGACCGCCTTCCTGACGCTGCGCGACGCCAACGGCCCCGTTCGGTTCGACAATGCCGACGGCACCGACGTCAATCTCGACCAGTTCAGCCTGCTCGCCGAATGGGAGCTCGCGCCGGGCTGGAAGCTCAGCAACCGCGCGCGCTATCGCGACTCGCTGACGGTGCGCAACGGCGTCTATCCGGCGTCGATCAGCACCGCGACCGCGTTTCTCAACCAGAACCGCGCCTCGCTGCTCGCCGCCTTCCCCGGCGCGGCGAGCGTCCAGCTGCGCTACAGCGACACCGGCGAGGCGTTCGATGTCGCCGGCCAGAACGGCAATGGCGATGTCTTCATCAACGCCGCGCGGCCGGTCACCGTCGACGAGAGCGAATTCCTCAACGACCTCCGCCTCGCCCACAGCTTCGACATCGGCGGCATGACGCACGATGTGTCGATCGGCTTCTACTACGCCCGGATCGAAGAGACCTTCCAGCGATACTCGGCGTCGACCTTGCAGGATGTTTCGGACAATTCGCGCCTGCTCGACCTCGTCGCGCTTAATGGCGCGGGGCAAGTCGTCGGGTCGGCGACCGAGAACGGCGTCGTCCGCTATGGCTCCGAATTCGCCAACGGCAGCGGCACGCAGGACACCTTCGCGCTTTATGCTGCGGACGAATGGCAGGTGATGCCCGGTCTCCGCATCGACGCGGGCGTCCGCTGGGAAACGGTCAAGACCCGCGGCGCGCAAGAGGGCAGCAAGACGGTCGACCTCGGCAACGCGGCAACGCTCGCCGACAACAGCGTGCTGACCGGAAACGGCATCTTCACGCCGTTCGATCAAAAGTTCGACAAGGTCGGCTACACGATCGGTGCGGACTGGCAATTCGCGCCGCGCGCCGGGGTCTTCGCACGCTATACGTCGGCCTTCCGTCTGCCGAGCGTCGGCAGCTTCATCACCAGCGCGACCGCGGTTCCGCGGACGCAGGGCATCGACCTGTGGGAAGCGGGCCTCAAATATCAGTCGCGCTTCGCGAGCGTCTATCTCACCGGCTTCCTGACCGACTTTAATTCCTATGGGATCGGCAATACAAAGTTCGATCCAGTCACCAACGGCTATGTGTCGCAGACCATCTATACCGACACGCGCGCCTATGGCGTTGAGTTCGAAGGGACCGTGCGGCCGACGTCGTGGTTCGACTTCACCCTCAACGCGACGTGGCAGGACCCGACCTTCCGCAACCTGCGCTATGACGAACTCGCGACGGTCGACGGACAACCGACGCTGGTTCCGCGCGACTATTCGGGCAACCAGCTGATCCGCGTCCCGAAAATGACGCTGCGCGCGACCCCGGCGGTGACGCTGCTCGGCGATCGGTTGCGCGCGCAGGTCGATGTCGAGCACAATGCGAAGCGCTTTGCCGATGCCGCGAACATATCGAAGCTGCCGGCATATACCGTCCTCAACGCCAGCGTCCGGTTCAACCTGACCGATCAGATCACGCTCTGGGCCTATGGCGACAATCTGACCAACGAGCTCGGGTTGACCGAGGGCAACCCGCGCGCGGGCGAGCTGACTAGCGGCCAGGCGAACGACCTCTTGTTCATCGGGCGTCCGATCGTCGGTCGTAACGTCCGCTTCGCCGTCGACTTCCGCTTCTGA
- a CDS encoding CehA/McbA family metallohydrolase: MAAPVAAIEQTPPDVTVTGEITGGDHQTYREVPFDVPEGTERITAVLSYDKSNKTVVDMGVWDPARFRGWSGGSRDRFTIAPSDATPGYLPGALPAGRWRVMLGVPNARTDSRARYSVQIFFDRAAERRATAAIADPPLKPGPGWYRGDLHMHDAHSDGSCQSRGGRKVPCPLFRTVAAAAEAGLDFIAVTDHNTTAHFSGLRELQPYFDTMLLIPGIEVTTFGGHANIFGPTRFVDFRVGAPGGPEIRALQRDVVAAGAIMSINHPALPSGEQCMGCGWTWKDTDYGAVTAIEAINGTMTDGPFAGLGFWYARLNEGHRLTGIAASDNHNPDVAAGNPAPGPAPIGRPRTVVHASALSTPAILDGLRAGNVFLDIEGTDTRLLEVDATAKGQRATMGETLPGRRRTTVGAHIAGATGAFAELILNGQPTGERQLIRSDDARLDWALNAGQSCGWLAVNVRGSTGKLLLAGNPVYLACG; this comes from the coding sequence ATGGCCGCCCCCGTGGCGGCCATCGAACAGACGCCGCCCGATGTCACAGTCACCGGCGAGATCACCGGCGGCGACCATCAGACCTATCGGGAAGTGCCGTTCGACGTGCCCGAGGGGACCGAACGGATCACCGCGGTACTAAGCTACGACAAGTCGAACAAGACCGTCGTCGATATGGGCGTATGGGATCCGGCGCGTTTTCGCGGTTGGAGCGGCGGCTCGCGCGACCGCTTCACGATTGCGCCGAGCGATGCGACGCCGGGATATCTGCCGGGTGCTTTGCCCGCAGGGCGCTGGCGCGTCATGCTCGGCGTTCCCAATGCGCGGACGGACAGCCGGGCGCGCTATTCGGTCCAGATCTTCTTCGATCGGGCGGCGGAACGACGCGCCACCGCCGCAATCGCCGATCCGCCGCTCAAACCCGGCCCGGGCTGGTATCGCGGCGATCTGCACATGCACGACGCGCACAGCGATGGAAGCTGCCAGAGCCGCGGCGGGCGGAAAGTGCCCTGCCCGCTGTTCCGCACGGTAGCCGCGGCGGCCGAGGCGGGGCTCGATTTCATTGCGGTCACCGATCACAATACCACCGCGCATTTCAGCGGCCTGCGCGAGCTCCAGCCCTATTTCGACACGATGCTGCTGATTCCGGGGATCGAGGTGACGACGTTCGGCGGTCACGCCAATATCTTCGGCCCAACCCGTTTCGTCGATTTCCGCGTCGGCGCACCCGGCGGCCCCGAGATCCGCGCGTTGCAGCGCGACGTCGTGGCGGCAGGCGCGATCATGTCGATCAACCATCCTGCCCTGCCCTCGGGCGAGCAATGCATGGGCTGCGGCTGGACGTGGAAGGACACCGACTATGGTGCGGTCACCGCGATCGAGGCAATCAACGGCACGATGACCGACGGGCCCTTTGCCGGGCTCGGCTTCTGGTATGCGCGGCTGAACGAAGGCCACCGCCTGACCGGCATTGCCGCCAGCGACAATCATAATCCCGATGTCGCGGCCGGCAATCCGGCGCCCGGGCCGGCGCCGATCGGCCGGCCGCGCACAGTCGTTCATGCGAGCGCGCTATCGACACCTGCAATCCTCGATGGCCTTCGCGCAGGCAATGTGTTTCTCGATATCGAAGGGACCGACACACGCCTGCTCGAGGTGGACGCCACGGCGAAAGGACAGCGCGCGACGATGGGCGAAACATTGCCGGGGCGCCGCCGCACCACCGTCGGCGCGCATATTGCGGGCGCAACCGGAGCGTTTGCCGAGCTTATCCTTAACGGCCAGCCGACCGGAGAGCGCCAGCTGATCCGCTCGGATGACGCCCGGCTGGACTGGGCGCTGAACGCGGGGCAGAGCTGCGGCTGGCTTGCGGTCAACGTTCGCGGCAGCACCGGCAAACTGCTGCTCGCCGGCAACCCGGTCTATCTCGCCTGCGGTTAA
- a CDS encoding DUF6894 family protein produces the protein MPIYFFNVFKENAPKVIDEEGAHLTDLRAAISFAVLSARSHAADDVLRGQFKSRDRIEIVDGDGTLLHSVRFDEAIGLCS, from the coding sequence ATGCCGATCTACTTTTTCAACGTCTTTAAGGAAAATGCACCGAAGGTCATAGATGAGGAGGGGGCTCATCTGACGGACTTGCGTGCGGCAATCTCCTTCGCTGTTCTCAGCGCCCGGTCCCATGCGGCTGACGACGTCCTGCGCGGCCAGTTCAAATCGCGCGATCGCATCGAGATCGTAGACGGCGATGGCACCCTGCTGCACAGCGTACGCTTCGACGAAGCGATCGGGCTTTGCTCCTAG
- the pgl gene encoding 6-phosphogluconolactonase translates to MTDEVEWWEYDDVAEMAAAVAGDIAFIIESAIDARGAAVVALAGGTTPIPIYEKLSSAKLDWKRVTVVPGDERIVPLGDPLSNVTALARYFLPKGARVIPIVPNAIADYKAAGRSADALMQDLHWPLDLCLLGVGNDGHAASIFPGPDFDEAVNGPKERRALGVLPDPMPIEAPVPRVTLSLAAITAARALLIAVRGQEKRDIIETAIRQGPSSPYPVGLVLAGTDLPVDIHWAPA, encoded by the coding sequence GTGACCGACGAAGTCGAATGGTGGGAGTATGACGACGTGGCCGAGATGGCGGCTGCGGTCGCGGGCGATATCGCCTTCATTATCGAAAGCGCGATCGACGCCCGCGGCGCCGCGGTGGTCGCGCTCGCCGGCGGAACGACGCCGATCCCGATTTATGAGAAGCTCTCATCCGCGAAACTGGACTGGAAGCGCGTCACGGTCGTGCCCGGGGATGAGCGAATTGTTCCGCTCGGCGACCCGCTCAGCAATGTCACCGCCCTCGCCAGATATTTTCTTCCCAAGGGAGCCCGCGTTATACCGATCGTACCGAATGCGATCGCGGACTATAAGGCGGCTGGACGCTCTGCCGATGCCCTGATGCAGGATTTGCACTGGCCGCTCGACCTTTGTCTCCTCGGTGTGGGAAACGACGGACATGCGGCCTCGATCTTTCCGGGCCCCGATTTCGACGAAGCAGTGAACGGACCGAAAGAGCGCCGAGCCTTAGGCGTGTTGCCGGACCCCATGCCGATCGAGGCACCCGTTCCACGCGTAACGCTCAGCCTTGCTGCGATTACGGCGGCGCGAGCACTCCTGATCGCGGTGAGAGGCCAAGAAAAGCGCGATATCATCGAGACAGCGATCAGGCAGGGGCCGTCTTCGCCTTATCCCGTAGGGCTTGTGCTGGCGGGTACCGACCTGCCGGTCGATATCCATTGGGCGCCGGCATGA
- a CDS encoding SLC13 family permease, with protein MTLPQWLSIATLAGMMALFVWGRFRYDVTAIIALLAALLFGIVKPKDAFAGFSDDIVIIVGSALVMSAAVQRSGIIETAIGFVSKRITRIRSQLLLLTASVGVASALVKNVGALAMLMPAAVQMAKKNDTSPSVYLMPMSFASLLGGLMTLVGTSPNVIVSKVREDMTGQPFGMFDYFPTGLGLLVVGLIFLRFGYRLLPRDRRAAATMGDALNISDYVTEATVSEGSQAIGETIAEFVERHEQQVDIVSLLRGGMQGTVHPNVHLREGDLLLLSGEPDALERAIARDQLSLAGHDPESDRRDAVGVIEAVVKSESAMVGRTAGRLLLRERFGINLIAVARSGERLTRRLGHIVLRAGDVLVLQGPLDILPQRLGQLGALPLAERSIRLGVSKRGWLPIIILAAAMIATATGVVPVAVAFFAAAGLVVVTGALPVGEAYEAVEWPILIMLGALIPVSGTLQSTGASDIIATQLAHTATLMPPWGAVALILVTAMAVTPFLNNAATVLVMAPIAAVFAHDLGYRPEAFLIATAIGAGCDFLTPIGHQCNTLVLGPGGYRFGDYARLGAPLSLLVLCVGTPLILWSWPL; from the coding sequence ATGACGCTGCCACAATGGCTGTCGATTGCCACGCTCGCGGGAATGATGGCGCTCTTCGTCTGGGGCCGGTTCCGTTATGACGTGACGGCGATCATCGCGCTGCTGGCCGCACTGCTCTTCGGCATCGTGAAGCCCAAAGATGCTTTTGCAGGGTTTTCCGATGACATCGTCATCATCGTCGGATCGGCGCTCGTCATGTCCGCCGCCGTGCAGCGCTCGGGCATTATCGAAACAGCCATAGGTTTCGTGTCGAAGCGTATCACGCGCATCCGCTCGCAGCTTCTTCTGCTCACCGCCTCGGTCGGCGTCGCGTCGGCGCTCGTGAAGAATGTCGGCGCGCTTGCCATGCTCATGCCCGCCGCGGTGCAAATGGCGAAAAAGAACGACACCAGCCCTTCGGTCTATCTGATGCCAATGTCGTTCGCATCGCTTCTCGGCGGATTGATGACCCTGGTGGGTACGTCTCCCAACGTCATCGTCAGCAAGGTACGCGAGGATATGACCGGGCAGCCGTTCGGCATGTTCGACTATTTTCCGACGGGATTGGGGCTTCTGGTCGTGGGGCTGATCTTTCTGCGCTTTGGCTATCGTCTTCTTCCGCGCGACCGACGTGCCGCCGCGACGATGGGCGATGCGCTCAACATTTCCGACTATGTGACGGAAGCGACCGTATCCGAAGGGTCGCAAGCGATTGGCGAGACGATCGCCGAGTTCGTCGAGCGCCACGAGCAACAGGTCGATATCGTCAGCCTGCTGCGTGGCGGTATGCAGGGCACCGTGCATCCGAACGTCCACCTGCGCGAGGGTGACCTGTTATTGCTCAGCGGCGAGCCCGACGCGCTTGAGCGCGCCATCGCGCGCGACCAGCTAAGCCTCGCGGGTCATGATCCGGAATCCGACCGCCGCGACGCGGTCGGCGTTATCGAGGCCGTCGTGAAGAGCGAGTCGGCAATGGTTGGCAGGACTGCGGGCCGTCTGCTCTTACGCGAGAGGTTCGGGATCAACCTTATTGCTGTCGCGCGCTCGGGCGAGCGGCTGACGCGGCGGCTTGGCCATATCGTGCTCCGCGCCGGCGACGTGCTTGTCCTGCAAGGGCCGCTGGACATTCTGCCACAGCGCCTCGGTCAGCTTGGGGCTCTTCCCCTGGCCGAGCGATCGATCCGGCTTGGCGTCTCCAAACGGGGCTGGCTGCCCATCATCATTCTGGCCGCGGCGATGATCGCCACCGCGACGGGGGTCGTTCCTGTCGCCGTCGCCTTTTTCGCCGCTGCCGGGCTCGTCGTCGTGACGGGCGCGCTTCCGGTGGGTGAAGCCTATGAGGCGGTCGAGTGGCCGATCCTGATCATGCTGGGCGCCCTGATTCCTGTCAGTGGCACGCTTCAAAGCACCGGGGCGTCAGACATCATCGCGACGCAGCTAGCGCATACCGCGACGCTTATGCCGCCTTGGGGCGCGGTCGCGCTCATTCTTGTAACCGCCATGGCGGTCACGCCGTTTCTGAACAATGCCGCCACGGTGCTGGTCATGGCGCCCATTGCCGCGGTGTTCGCCCATGATCTGGGCTATCGACCCGAGGCGTTTCTGATCGCGACGGCTATTGGCGCGGGCTGTGATTTCCTGACCCCGATCGGTCACCAGTGCAACACGCTTGTTCTGGGACCAGGCGGATACCGCTTTGGCGATTACGCGCGGCTTGGAGCGCCGCTTTCGCTGCTGGTATTATGCGTCGGAACGCCATTGATACTCTGGTCGTGGCCGCTCTAA